A stretch of Castanea sativa cultivar Marrone di Chiusa Pesio chromosome 2, ASM4071231v1 DNA encodes these proteins:
- the LOC142624727 gene encoding ABC transporter B family member 11-like has protein sequence MAKENTDNQQHSNKTMGKQESTNTVPYYKLFSFADHLDYLLMLVGTISAVGSGISIPLMIIALGNIIDSFGRTVNTKDIVHEVSKGSLKFLYLAVGTGVASFFQVTCWMVTGERQAARIRSLYLKTILRQDISFFDKEASTGEIIGRMSGDTVLIRDALGEKVGTFVQLVATFIGGFVVAFIKGWLLACVMLSTIPPLVISGAFMNIIIRKMASRGQAAYSVAATVVEQTIGSIRTVASYTGEKQAIAKYNKSLTKAYKSGVQEGLAAGLSLGVVMFILYCSYALAVWYGGKMILDKGYTGGDVITVMFAVMVGSTNLGQASPCMSAFAAGQAAAFKMFETIKRKPQIDAYDNSGLKLDDIHGDIELRDVCFSYPARPEEQIFNGFSLSIPGGTTTALVGQSGSGKSTVISLIERFYDPQAGEVLIDKINLREFQLKWIRQKIGLVSQEPVLFTCSIKDNIAYGKDNATTEEIRVAAELANAAKFIDKLPQGLDTMVGEHGTQLSGGQKQRIAIARAILKDPRILLLDEATSALDAESERIVQEALDRIMTSRTTIIVAHRLSTVRNADTIAVIHQGKIVEKGTHSELIEAPEGAYSQLILLQDVSTVSEQNALNDQDRTELSRINSSHHSFSKSFDVPDAVSVQETTPAETTTPASATTKLPPEVSLHRLAYLNKPEIPVLLLGTIAAVANGLILPVYGILLSYIIKTFYEPEEKLSKDSKFWAFAFVALGVASLLAQPSMSYLFAVAGCKLVRRIRSKCFERVVYMDVSWFDEAKHSSGALGARLSADAASMRGVVGDALALLVQNIATAIGGLVIAFTTNWQLALIILVLLPFLGARVYAQIKAMQRSNADAKKMYEEASQVANDAVGSIRTVASFCAEQKMMELYNKKCEGPTRTGKRQGIVSGIGFGLSFFLMGSVYACCYFAGAQFVKDGRATFSEVFRVYYTLTLAAIGISQSSSLAPDASKAKNSAASIFAILNGKSKIDSSDVSGMTIEDVKGEIELHHVSFSYPFRPDVQIFRDLCLAIHSGKTVALVGESGSGKSTVISLLQRFYDPNAGYITLDGIKIQKLQLKWLRQQMGLVSQEPMLFNDTIRANIAYGKEGNATETEMLAAAELANAHKFISSLEQGYDTTVGERGVKLSGGQKQRVAIARAIVKVPKILLLDEATSALDAESERVVQDALDRLMFDRTTVVVAHRLSTIKGADLIAVVKDGVIAEKGKHETLINIKDGIYASLVALHTKASS, from the exons ATGGCCAAAGAAAATACAGACAACCAACAACATTCAAACAAGACAATGGGTAAACAGGAAAGCACGAATACAGTACCATACTACAAGCTTTTCTCCTTTGCTGACCACCTGGATTATCTATTAATGTTAGTTGGCACAATTTCTGCTGTTGGTAGCGGTATCTCTATTCCTCTCATGATCATAGCCTTGGGAaatattattgattcttttGGAAGAACTGTGAATACCAAAGATATAGTTCATGAGGTTTCCAAG GGGTCCTTAAAGTTTTTATACTTGGCTGTGGGAACCGGTGTTGCATCATTTTTCC AGGTGACTTGTTGGATGGTTACCGGGGAGAGACAGGCTGCACGAATAAGAAGTTTATacttaaaaacaattttgaGGCAAGATATTAGCTTCTTTGATAAGGAAGCTAGCACCGGGGAAATAATTGGGAGGATGTCAGGAGACACTGTTCTTATTCGAGATGCCTTGGGTGAGAAG GTTGGAACTTTTGTACAGTTGGTAGCAACATTCATAGGGGGCTTTGTTGTAGCATTCATCAAGGGATGGCTTCTTGCCTGTGTCATGCTATCCACAATTCCACCTCTTGTCATCTCTGGTGCTTTCATGAACATCATTATAAGAAAGATGGCATCCCGTGGGCAAGCTGCTTATTCAGTGGCAGCAACTGTAGTAGAGCAGACAATTGGTTCAATCAGAACT GTTGCATCATATACAGGGGAAAAGCAAGCTATAGCTAAATACAACAAGTCCTTAACCAAAGCTTACAAGTCTGGTGTTCAAGAGGGCTTGGCTGCTGGGTTGAGTCTTGGTGtggttatgtttattttatactGCAGTTATGCATTGGCAGTATGGTATGGTGGGAAAATGATACTTGACAAAGGATATACAGGAGGGGATGTCATTACTGTAATGTTTGCTGTTATGGTTGGCTCCAC GAATCTGGGGCAAGCATCTCCATGCATGAGTGCTTTTGCTGCTGGACAAGCTGCAGCATTTAAAATGTTTGAGACAATTAAAAGGAAGCCACAGATAGACGCTTATGACAATAGTGGCCTGAAATTAGATGATATTCATGGAGATATAGAACTAAGGGATGTTTGTTTCAGTTATCCTGCAAGACCTGAAGAACAAATATTCAATggattttctctttcaatacCTGGTGGTACAACCACTGCTTTGGTTGGACAGAGTGGAAGTGGGAAATCAACAGTTATCAGTTTGATTGAGAGATTTTATGACCCGCAAGCTGGTGAAGTTCTTATTGACAAGATTAACCTCAGAGAGTTCCAACTAAAATGGATCAGACAGAAAATTGGCCTCGTCAGCCAGGAACCTGTGTTGTTTACTTGTAGCATTAAAGACAATATTGCCTATGGGAAGGACAATGCAACTACTGAAGAGATAAGAGTTGCTGCTGAACTTGCTAATGCTGCTAAATTCATAGATAAACTTCCTCAG GGACTAGATACAATGGTTGGTGAGCATGGAACTCAGCTATCTGGGGGCCAAAAGCAGAGAATTGCTATAGCCAGAGCAATTCTGAAAGACCCAAGGATTCTACTTTTAGATGAAGCCACCAGTGCTCTTGATGCTGAATCTGAGAGAATTGTGCAGGAGGCTTTGGACAGAATTATGACCAGTCGGACAACCATTATTGTTGCCCATCGCTTGAGTACAGTGAGGAATGCTGATACTATTGCAGTGATACATCAAggaaaaattgttgaaaaag GTACACATTCTGAACTAATTGAGGCTCCCGAAGGAGCATATAGTCAGCTTATACTGTTGCAAGATGTTAGCACAGTGTCGGAACAAAATGCACTAAATGATCAGGACAGAACAGAACTTTCTAGAATAAATTCAAGTCATCACTCATTCTCGAAGTCATTTGATGTGCCTGATGCAGTGAGTGTGCAGGAAACAACACCTGCAGAAACCACTACTCCTGCTTCAGCAACTACTAAGCTGCCTCCAGAAGTCTCACTTCACCGCCTGGCTTATCTTAACAAGCCAGAGATCCCAGTTTTACTTCTAGGCACTATAGCTGCGGTGGCCAATGGATTAATTCTACCTGTTTACGGGATACTACTGtcctatataataaaaactttCTATGAGCCAGAAGAAAAACTCAGCAAGGATTCAAAATTTTGGGCATTCGCTTTTGTTGCTCTTGGTGTGGCATCTCTATTGGCTCAACCATCAATGTCATATTTATTTGCTGTTGCTGGGTGTAAGTTAGTACGAAGGATCCGGTCAAAGTGCTTTGAGAGAGTAGTTTATATGGACGTAAGTTGGTTTGATGAAGCTAAGCACTCAAGTGGTGCACTTGGTGCAAGGCTCTCTGCAGATGCAGCTTCTATGCGAGGGGTGGTTGGAGATGCACTTGCTTTGCTTGTTCAAAATATTGCAACTGCTATTGGAGGCTTGGTTATTGCTTTCACAACAAACTGGCAATTGGCTTTAATAATTCTTGTTTTGCTACCTTTCTTGGGAGCAAGGGTATATGCCCAGATAAAGGCCATGCAAAGATCCAATGCAGATGCAAAG AAAATGTATGAAGAAGCAAGTCAAGTTGCAAATGATGCAGTAGGGAGTATAAGAACAGTTGCTTCTTTCTGTGCTGAACAGAAGATGATGGAATTGTACAATAAGAAATGCGAAGGCCCTACTAGGACAGGAAAAAGGCAGGGGATAGTCAGCGGGATAGGTTTTGGGCTATCATTCTTCTTAATGGGTTCAGTCTATGCATGCTGCTATTTTGCTGGAGCACAATTTGTTAAGGATGGCAGAGCAACATTCTCCGAAGTTTTTCGT GTTTACTATACTCTCACCTTGGCAGCCATTGGAATTTCTCAGTCAAGCTCCTTGGCCCCAGACGCCAGTAAAGCAAAGAATTCTGCTGCTTCTATATTTGCAATTCTTAACGGGAAATCAAAGATAGATTCTAGTGACGTTTCCGGAATGACAATAGAAGATGTGAAGGGAGAAATTGAGCTTCACCATGTGAGCTTTAGTTATCCCTTTAGACCTGATGTTCAAATATTCAGGGATCTTTGCTTGGCTATTCATTCTGGCAAG ACGGTAGCTCTGGTTGGGGAAAGTGGGAGCGGAAAATCAACGGTGATTTCATTGTTGCAGAGGTTTTATGATCCTAATGCAGGTTACATTACGCTAGATGGTATTAAAATCCAAAAGCTACAACTGAAGTGGTTAAGGCAACAAATGGGTTTGGTGAGCCAGGAGCCTATGTTATTTAATGACACTATTCGAGCCAACATTGCTTATGGTAAGGAGGGAAATGCAACTGAAACAGAAATGTTAGCCGCAGCAGAATTGGCAAATGCACACAAGTTTATTAGTAGTTTAGAACAG GGATATGATACAACAGTAGGTGAGCGAGGTGTCAAATTGTCTGGGGGACAAAAGCAACGAGTGGCTATAGCACGAGCTATAGTGAAGGTGCCTAAAATACTACTACTAGACGAAGCAACTAGTGCTCTAGATGCTGAGTCTGAGCGAGTGGTTCAAGATGCATTGGATCGATTAATGTTTGATCGAACCACCGTGGTGGTAGCTCATCGTTTATCCACAATCAAGGGTGCAGATTTAATTGCTGTGGTGAAAGACGGAGTCATAGCCGAGAAAGGCAAGCATGAAACTTTAATCAATATCAAGGATGGTATTTATGCTTCCTTGGTAGCATTACATACAAAAGCTTCATCTTAA